The window CGAACTCGGTGAGGGGAGGGAGGATCGAAGGTAGCCTTTCGGCGAGCATGGTTTTGCCGGTTCCCGGAGGTCCTTTCATCGCGATATTGTGTCCTCCCGCTGCGGCGATCTCGAGGCCCCGTTTGGCAAATGGTTGCCCTTTCACATCGGAGATGTCGAGAGTTTCGGCTTCCGGATGTGCCTCTCTTCTGTGTTCTGGAAACTGAGGACTTAGCTCGCCGTTCAGAAATGAGATTACATCCGAAAGTTTTTCGACGGGGATAACTTCCCCCGGCATCGCGAGCTTTGCCTCCCAGGCATTTTCGCGAGGAACTATGACTCCTTTCAGCCCGAGCCTTCTCGCTTCAAGTGCCATCATGAAAATCCCTGCGACAGGCATGATGCGCCCATAGAGAGATAGCTCTCCGGCCATGATGAATTTAGAGGCCATCGCGGCGCTGGCGTTTTCCGTGGCGCAAAGCAGTGCCACCGCTATCGGAAGGTCGTAATGCGTGCCAGCCTTTTTGATGTTGCCGGGGGATAGATTCACGAGCGTTTTTCTGTTGGGAGTCATGAACCCCGAATTTCTGATTGCGCTCGATACGCGGTCGCGCGCCTCCTTTACTGCCGTCTCCGGCAGGCCGACCATGTTCCAGCCCGGAAGACCTCTCATGAGTATCTCTACCTCGATCTTGATCGCTACCGCCTCTATTCCGTCAAGCGCCGCTGAGAATGTGTGTGCTAGCATGTTTCTTCTTCAATGCAATTGCCATGCCCGGGTAAAACGCATATATATCAAGGCTGGGTATTTGCTAAACTGTATGAAAACGATGCTTGTGGATAATTTTCATACACTTCCGGAGAGGGCGGATATGATAATTCAGATATATGAGGTGAATTCTGAGGCAGAGGCGAAGCAGTTGGCCGAACTCGGCGTCGATCACATAGGGAGCGTAATAACTCCCGAGATGCGCTGGGACGACCCGGGTGTGAGAGGGGCCGTAGCGGCTGCGAAGGCATTCGGAAGGAAAAGTTCGTTGATTCAGTTTTCCGACGATTTTGAAACTGTTTCAAGGATAATTGATTATCATCGGCCCGACATTCTCCATTTCTGCGAGGCGCTTCATGGCTTTGCGGAAGATAGGCTTGCGGAGCTTTTGCTTTTGCAGCTAAAGATAAGGGAGAGATATCCATTTTTGTCCATCATGCGCTCCATTCCAGTTGCGCAAAGCGGTAGGGGGGAGCGTGTCGATACGCTGCACTATGCAGAAATATTTGCGCCCGGCAGCGACTACTTTCTGACAGACACTCTGCTCATAGCGGATTTCGACGGAACGGAAGAAGAACAGCCGGTCCCCGGCTTTGTGGGAATCACTGGAAAACTCTGCGATCTCGATGTTGCAGCGAGGCTCGTTAGCTCATTCAAAGTCCCGGTCATACTTGCCGGCGGGCTCTCTCCTCTTAACGTGGCGGAGGCTATAGAAAAGGTAAAGCCATGTGGAGTGGACAGCTGCACCCTCACCAATGCGATTGGGCAGGGCGGCAGGCCGGTGCGTTTCAAAAAGGATATGAAGTTGGTGGAGCAGTTCGTGACGAACGCGAAAAAGTTATTTTAGAGCTTCCTGAGATTTGAATTTGCGAAACGGGGAGAGGTCGGTGATAACTTCGATGTCATCGGCGGTTTCATTTCTCATGATCATGCGCGTGAGCATCTCGCCGAGGCCGAGCCCCAACATAAATCCCTGACCGCACATCCCGGCTGCTATCAGATATCCATCCAGAGAATTATGCCATCCTACAAGCGGCGATCCATCCGGCGTCGAAGGATAAAGCCCGCACCATGTTCTGCGAACCCTTATTCCGGCGAGTCTCGGCATCAGCCACACCATCCGCTTGGCTGCCATAGGAAGAAAGAGCGACGATTCTCCCCTCTCGTATCCTGAAATTTCAGGTTCAGGGCTTATGCAGAAAATGATCTGTCCGGAGCGCAGTTGGTAGAAATAACAGTTGCTGGACCCGGGCGCAGGTTTGATATCGACGATCATCGGTCCGAGAAACTGCGCTACGGGTTCCGTGATTCCGGCTTCGTGCGAGTCGGGGAGGACGGGGAGGTTGAGGCCGACTAATTTACCGACCTCTGTCGCATATGCCCCGGCAGCATTTACTACGCAGGCTGTTTTGTAAGTCCTTTTGTCGGTTCGCACGCCGGTGACGCGCCCTGCGTTCGTATCTATTCCAATCACCTTTTCGTTGAAACGAAATTCAGCCCCATAGGTCTTGGCCTGATCGTAGAAGGCATGGTTCGCCAAAAGTGTGGAGCAGTGACCGTCATTCGGCGAGAATGTTGCTCCCCTGAGATTTGCAGGATTGAGATCGGGGGCTATGCTCAGTACAGCCTCCTTGTCGTGCCAGTCTATTTTTAGCCCGTGTGCGTGTTGTTCCTTGAGCAAATTTTTGAGGATGAGCTCCTCTTCCTCCCTGTAGGCGACGAAGCAGTATCCTCCCGAATGCCATTCGATGTCGTGGCCGAAGGTTTCCTTCCAGCTCGATATTATTTCCAAACTTCTCTTGCATATGATCAGCTTGGAGGGATCCGAGTGCGTTGCGCGCATGCCGCCTATGGCCGCCTTGTTCGAGCCCTGCCCTTGGCTCGGGAGGGCATCGATCACGAGCACGCGCATCTTTTCCCGCGCCATCGCCAAAGCTGCGGGGACTCCTATGCTTCCGGCGCCGATGATGATGACGTCGTAGCTTTGAATCATTTTTCCTCCGAAACGCCGGCGAAAATGCCGATCGGCACTTCGATGAAAAGAGGGCGCCTGGTATTTTCTGTAACATCAGTAAAAGGAACTCCTTCTTCGCTGAAAAGCCTCTTGATGAGGGGCTGGCATGTTTTCCCCTGGCATGCTCCCATGCCTGCGCGTGTGACCGCCTTGACCTCGTTGACGTCGCGATACCCCTTGCGAATCAGTTCGCGAATGGTGCCGGCCGTTATTCGCTCGCATCTACAGACTATGGTATCATCTGTGATGCGCGTGATTTTTTCCTCCATTGCCTCGCTTACCCACAGCTCCTGCACGCGTATTCCGGCGATGCGGGCTGCTATGTTTTTCGGTGCCTGCAACTTGAGAAGAATGGTGTGATCGTTCTTTTCAATGGTGCGAACGTTGGTTACCGTCACATCTCCCAGCGGTTCTCCCTCGGAACTTATCGCGGTAACCGAATCTCCCTCACGCGTGGCTCTGTTTGAAAACTCGTGTGCTATCGTCACCGTGGGATTCTGCGGATCGTTGCGGTAATCGACCAGCGTCACTGCGAGCCCGGGGCAGATGGTTACACATTTTTCGCAGCCGACGCATTTTTTGCCCGACTTTCCGCCGAGGAAGACGGGGAGATGCCTTATGTCCGCCTCTTCGATCTTTATGAGATGTTGAGGGCAGACGGAGCTACAGGGATTGCACGGGATTTCCTGATAACAGTGGAATACCGGAACTATTCCATCCTCGCAATTTTGGTTTTTCTTATTCTCAGTTCTGCCGGGGCGGGACTTTAGTATCTCGGCGGTTTTCACCCAGTTTTCGGGAACATCCGGCGCATCTGCCCCTAGCATCTTGGCCATCTCTACGCCGCGAATTTTGCCGGCGAACATCGCCGCCGATGCTTCAGCTATCTCCTCGGCATCGCCTGCCGACAGCACGTGCATCCCGAATTTTTTTGCTTTGATTGCGAATTCGTTCACGGGGTCGAGGCCGACCGCCACGAGTATGGTGTCGCATTTGAACGAGCGTTCGCTTCCTTCGACGGGGCGAAAGAGCTCGTTCACTTCGCTGATCGTCACCGATTCCACCTCGGTTCTCCCGTTAGCGGAGATTATCGTGTGGTTCGTGTATATCGGGACTCCGGCGCGGATTAGCTTGTCCTTGTGCACCTTGTATCCACCGCATTCGGGCATCGCCTCGGCCAGCCCCACCACTTCGATCCCGGCTTGAAGCGCGTGGTATCCTGCGATGAGCCCCACGTTGCCTCCGCCTATTATGAAAAGCCTGTCTGAAATCTTTACCAGATCTCGGTTGACCAGGGTTTGAAAAGCCCCTGCTCCGATTACTCCGGGAAGGGTGTTGCCGCGAAACACTATAGATCTCTCTCTGGCGCCGGTCGCCACCAGCGTTACCTGTGGCTTCAGAATTACATACTCCTTCCCTTCTTTGAGGATGCCGACCACCCGGTCTCGGAAGATGCCGAGCGCGGTGCTGTTCGTCCATATTTCTATCGAGGGATGTTTCTTGATCTCTGATTCCAGCTTTTTGGCGATTTCTATGCCGCGCGTTCCAGCGTGTACGGCCGATATGGAGCCGAAAAAACGATGGGTCTGAAGCAGGAGCTTTCCGCCAAGGGATGGTTTGTCGTCGATGAGTAAGCTCTTTATGCCCATCTTGCCCAGTTCGATCCCGGCAGAGAGCCCGGCGGGTCCCCCTCCCAGTATGAGGGCAGGGAGCTCTATTCTTTTTATCTCCTTGCTATACGGAGCATTTGATTTTTTCGGGAAGATCGGATCACCTCTTAGCTCGGCCACCTCATCTCCGGCGGAAATCTTGGTCATGCACGCCTTCACCGGGAAGTCGTTTAAAAGCACCATGCACTGCGAACATTGCCCGTTGGCACAAAATATCCCCTGCGGGGATCCGTCCTTTTTGTGTTTTCCGAAGATTTTGACTCCGTTGGCAAGCAGGGCCGAGCTTATCATCTCGTCAGGCAGAGCCCACATCGTAGAGCCGTTCCATGTGAATGATATTTTTTGCAGTGAGGGGATCGGCAGAATAGGG is drawn from Myxococcales bacterium and contains these coding sequences:
- a CDS encoding FAD-binding oxidoreductase translates to MIQSYDVIIIGAGSIGVPAALAMAREKMRVLVIDALPSQGQGSNKAAIGGMRATHSDPSKLIICKRSLEIISSWKETFGHDIEWHSGGYCFVAYREEEELILKNLLKEQHAHGLKIDWHDKEAVLSIAPDLNPANLRGATFSPNDGHCSTLLANHAFYDQAKTYGAEFRFNEKVIGIDTNAGRVTGVRTDKRTYKTACVVNAAGAYATEVGKLVGLNLPVLPDSHEAGITEPVAQFLGPMIVDIKPAPGSSNCYFYQLRSGQIIFCISPEPEISGYERGESSLFLPMAAKRMVWLMPRLAGIRVRRTWCGLYPSTPDGSPLVGWHNSLDGYLIAAGMCGQGFMLGLGLGEMLTRMIMRNETADDIEVITDLSPFRKFKSQEALK
- a CDS encoding FAD-dependent oxidoreductase; its protein translation is MTDKRLKEHPILPIPSLQKISFTWNGSTMWALPDEMISSALLANGVKIFGKHKKDGSPQGIFCANGQCSQCMVLLNDFPVKACMTKISAGDEVAELRGDPIFPKKSNAPYSKEIKRIELPALILGGGPAGLSAGIELGKMGIKSLLIDDKPSLGGKLLLQTHRFFGSISAVHAGTRGIEIAKKLESEIKKHPSIEIWTNSTALGIFRDRVVGILKEGKEYVILKPQVTLVATGARERSIVFRGNTLPGVIGAGAFQTLVNRDLVKISDRLFIIGGGNVGLIAGYHALQAGIEVVGLAEAMPECGGYKVHKDKLIRAGVPIYTNHTIISANGRTEVESVTISEVNELFRPVEGSERSFKCDTILVAVGLDPVNEFAIKAKKFGMHVLSAGDAEEIAEASAAMFAGKIRGVEMAKMLGADAPDVPENWVKTAEILKSRPGRTENKKNQNCEDGIVPVFHCYQEIPCNPCSSVCPQHLIKIEEADIRHLPVFLGGKSGKKCVGCEKCVTICPGLAVTLVDYRNDPQNPTVTIAHEFSNRATREGDSVTAISSEGEPLGDVTVTNVRTIEKNDHTILLKLQAPKNIAARIAGIRVQELWVSEAMEEKITRITDDTIVCRCERITAGTIRELIRKGYRDVNEVKAVTRAGMGACQGKTCQPLIKRLFSEEGVPFTDVTENTRRPLFIEVPIGIFAGVSEEK